One window of Metopolophium dirhodum isolate CAU chromosome 3, ASM1992520v1, whole genome shotgun sequence genomic DNA carries:
- the LOC132940191 gene encoding uncharacterized protein K02A2.6-like produces the protein MGPYPRTSRGKQYILVATDLFSRWTEAYPLGTATTKTITETLEREFFSRFGYPRVCLSDNGPQFVANDMRKAIEQWGAEGWTTPVYHPRANPVERRNQELKKGLRALLIDGNHNTWDTKLAPILFSIRNRRNDRTGYPPSVLVLGREGKRPGDWILSRTADNPIEQINMARASRENNVLTAPPVTGGPTDTKYKTGDTVYYKAHHLSNAHKKFHAGFAPKWWGPVKLHKRVGKGVFTTDQQPTRKIHVSCLKRANTAAPKTPPTQPPPQP, from the coding sequence ATGGGCCCCTACCCGCGTACGAGTAGGGGAAAACAATACATACTGGTCGCCACGGATCTGTTTAGTAGATGGACCGAGGCATACCCCCTCGGAACAGccactacaaaaacaataaccgaAACGCTTGAACGAGAATTCTTTTCACGTTTCGGATACCCCCGTGTGTGCTTAAGCGATAACGGCCCACAGTTCGTAGCAAACGATATGCGTAAAGCGATCGAACAGTGGGGGGCCGAGGGCTGGACAACTCCGGTATATCAcccgagggccaacccagtcgaacgccgtaaccaggaattaaaaaaaggtcTACGCGCGCTACTCATCGACGGCAACCACAACACCTGGGACACCAAGCTAGCCCCCATTCTTTTTTCGATCAGGAACAGGCGTAACGACCGGACAGGATATCCACCATCGGTACTCGTCCTCGGGAGAGAGGGCAAAAGGCCGGGGGACTGGATACTGTCGCGGACAGCGGACAACCCGATCGAACAAATAAACATGGCTAGGGCGAGTCGCGAAAACAATGTACTGACCGCACCACCGGTAACAGGTGGGCCGACGGACACAAAGTACAAAACAGGTGACACAGTGTACTACAAGGCACACCACCTGTCAAACGCGCACAAAAAATTTCACGCCGGCTTCGCACCGAAATGGTGGGGACCGGTAAAGCTACACAAACGCGTAGGCAAAGGTGTGTTCACCACAGACCAACAGCCAACACGCAAGATCCACGTGTCCTGCCTAAAACGCGCAAACACCGCAGCGCCCAAAACACCCCCCACCCAACCCCCACCCCAACCATAA
- the LOC132941236 gene encoding probable serine/threonine-protein kinase DDB_G0281745 → MERTPSTTPSTLQQAAELLERSQQLLRSASLEEGTNTTTAARVRQMTTAQLQRDPVLWAAYTRGWVDRTAVFMKATSGEPTTMVRHNRSRSPRRATRPVATARPAATTRPAPPTSTTRAPVRLPPRPLMERPTPAPRTSTIPPPGTLVNPLPTPNTTTETTTPATLNARQRRNKQRMRDYKAKQTSQQHRLEKPGSTATPAPSQPEPATPDLTVATVPEVTNTSGTTGTAENLTAAHPQTADMEISPEEEADLLGETDAGTAGTEDMEVSLMYFSPPTSPQRA, encoded by the coding sequence ATGGAGCGTACACCATCAACGACACCCAGCACCCTCCAACAAGCGGCGGAACTGCTGGAACGCAGCCAGCAGCTGCTGAGGTCAGCCAGCTTGGAGGAGGGCACGAACACCACCACGGCGGCACGGGTCCGCCAGATGACCACGGCGCAGCTGCAGCGGGACCCGGTACTGTGGGCAGCCTACACGCGGGGGTGGGTCGACCGCACAGCCGTGTTCATGAAAGCGACAAGCGGGGAACCCACAACCATGGTGAGGCACAACAGGTCACGCAGCCCCAGACGGGCGACACGACCGGTAGCCACGGCACGACCCGCGGCCACAACTCGACCGGCGCCACCAACGTCGACAACTCGGGCACCCGTGAGGCTGCCACCCCGACCATTAATGGAGAGACCGACACCAGCGCCAAGGACGTCGACCATCCCGCCGCCAGGAACGCTCGTCAACCCGCTGCCAACACCAAACACCACCACCGAGACAACAACACCGGCCACGCTCAACGCCCGCCAGCGCCGGAACAAGCAGCGGATGCGGGACTACAAGGCCAAACAGACGTCCCAACAACACCGCCTGGAAAAACCGGGGTCAACAGCAACCCCCGCCCCGTCACAACCAGAGCCTGCGACACCAGACCTCACCGTGGCCACGGTGCCGGAGGTGACAAACACTTCCGGAACAACCGGAACCGCGGAAAACCTAACAGCCGCTCACCCTCAAACCGCGGATATGGAAATATCCCCGGAAGAGGAGGCGGACCTGTTAGGTGAGACGGACGCAGGCACGGCTGGAACTGAAGACATGGAGGTCAGCCTCATGTACTTCAGTCCCCCCACGTCCCCCCAACGTGCCTAG